AAACGTGCGCTGCGCTGCGCTGCGCTGGTGGTGAGGGGCCGGCGTCGCGATCTCGCTTGGAATGAGCCGGCCGGATTGTTAGTTAACCCTGGTGCCTGCAGCCATCGCTGTCGCTGCTGCTCGCTCGCTCTTGCTTTCTCTTCAGAGAAAGGGGATGGTGCGATGTTTCGAGCAGATCGACGCCGACTGGCCGAGCGGAATCACGCGCGTACCCATGACGCAGACGGTGGTAGAACAGCTTGCGTTGCGTATCGCATCTGCCGGTACCTGGTGGCACTCTGCGTTCTCAAGCGTTGGTTCCTTCAGACAGGGAGAGAAGACGACACCCCCCGAGCCTCTGCCGGATAGTGAAGATGATCGACTCACAAGGAACGGACCGCCGGAATAAAGAAAAGGCAGGCGTCGGTGCGGCGCACGCGGTGGCCGGAGCGCCCGGGCCGGCGTGTCGGGAGCCGAGCCCCAGCGGTGGGGAGGCGGCGAGACAACAGCAGATGGACAGCGCATAGGCGAGCGCGGAAGCAAGCACGCGCGGAGCGCACGCAGCTCCTTCTTCCACCACCGGGGGGAAAGAAAGTCAGCCGGGTCAAGAAGTCAACGAGCGAGGCTACCTCGCCGCGGCACACTGCGCCATGTCGGAGCCCAGCTGCTTGCCTGGAGACACGAGCTCCGCTTCCGACGAGCGGTGCGATTATAATTAGCCGCTGATCCAATCTCCAATCGGCCTGCTCGTGCTCGCCGCTTTGTTTAGAATTCTTTAGAATTAGACAGAGATTTTTAAAATAAAGCAATGGAACCGGGGTGCCCGCGTGGGTGATGCGTCGTGGGCACCGCCTGGCGCCTGCCCTGCCTCCCGGCCTGACCACGCCGACGGTTGACCCTCTCAAGCGTGCAGTGCAGACTGAGACTGCGGAGTAGCTCTGCTAGTCTGATGCTAGAACTAGAAGACAGCCGACCAGGGTAATACACCTAGCCTGTCGCCAAACCGTAGCTCGAGCCAACAGATGCTGGCAAACGTGGAGCGGTTCTTCTATCCTAGCAGCCATTTACgtaatactccctccatcctataAATAAGATAATTATAATTTTTTCAGACGGATCAGTGGAAGCATGAAAATACTATCACACCCTTATTTATTTGCTATATACGATTAATTTTAACATGCAAATTAAATCTGACCATTTAGTTAGATAGATAGTTGAAATTTAATCTCTAAAATTGCATTTTTTATAGAATCTTTTTAAATTTGGAATTGCACTTTTTATATAATTGAAGGAGGACGTTCGAATCGAGTCAGTGACTGACACGCACGTGCCGGTTCTAAAATGATTATCCCATTAGTAGAGCAGGACACTGTCTCTGGAAACTTCGATGACGCGGTGGTGCAGCCTGTAGTGCACTACTGCACTATGCCCAGTTGGGCCATCATCACCCCTCCTCCCAAGGGAAACTTTGTCCCGGCGCCTCACGTGCGCGCCCAGCAACAAAGCGGAGTAGGGCCGGCCGTGCCGGCACCACGATCCCTAGTGGCCCGGACCGTGCAACCCACAGGCGCAACACGTAACATGGCCGCAGCAGTGCCCGGCTTGAGGCTTTGAGCTCCTTCCTTGCTTTCAGTGCCTCGCACCTCGTGGCAACAAAACATTCGGAGGTGTTGGTTTCAGAGGCTAACTTTACTCTCTCACATTAAATATTTAGTAACTAATTAGAAGTATAAAATGTAAACTAATTGTAGAACTAATTGCATAGATAAAGAATAActtacgagacgaatctattaattACTCTATGATTTAACAATAtagtgctacagtaaacatatactaatgatggattaattagatttaataaatttatctcgtgaattagccacCATCTATATaattaattatataattatattataTTTAGTCTTTATAATTAGCATCCGAAAGTTCGATGCGGCGAGTACTAAACTGTAGCCCCCAAACCAAACGTCCCAGCCACGAGGCTAGCGCTAGCCGCTAGAATACTCTACTGCGAAGATGGCCTCGCTGATCCCGACGCCACCAGCGCTGCGTGACCCGACGACACGATCCCAGCTCAAGTCAAGTACTAGTAGTTCTGCTACTCCTATCCTAGGCTTCCTAGCATCTACTGTATCCATCTAGGACCCCTTCGTTTGCGGCGATCGTTTCGTCATGGTTCGTTTGACCGGCATGGGAGGGCCGCGCGCGGTGGGCGGCTTCGGGCAGGTGAAACCGGCGGGACTTGCTCCCGTGCCGCCCGGGGTCTCGGAGGGCGCCCTCTCGGGTTTGTTTTTTTGGGGCTCCTGGCCCCTCCCCTACCCGGCCACCCCCGTCGTCAACCCTGGTGACCTCGGTAGGACGCGCCGCCGGCCGGAATGGAAAACTCCATGcccccccgcgcgcgcacgaATGGCCTTGGGCGTTGGGACTCTGCTCGTGCGTGGGTATGATGGCGGCGTCCTCGGTTCGGCCGTTTGTCTGGTCATCTGGTGGGAGTAGGTACTCCGTTCTCCTCTCCGTGTCCGCTTCCGCCTTGGACTGAACGATTCAGAGCTAGGCCAAATCCGGCAGGCAATATACTTATATAAAAAAGAAATCAGGCAGGCAATTTACTGGTGCTCAGTGCTCATGATGCTCTGGATTCTGGAAGCAGACAAACGAGAGCCAGCACATCGTTTCGTGAAAAGTACTCTGGATGAGGTCGGACATGGTGGATCAAACGATTAAGTTCAGGGTTCTCGTGTGCTTTCTGTTCAAAAAAGAAAATGTTCAAAAGGCTTCTGGTGCGCTTCGGCTGAAGCCATCAACGAACATTCAGAATTAGGCCAAAGCTGCTGACAACCACGATGGTCTGGAAGCAAACAAGAACCTTGATGAGTTTTGGATCAAACAAATGACCCAAAGGAAACAAAAATTGCATCTCTAAACCTAAACCATGAATGCTTCATGGAATCTGGATGGATTTGATGTTGGAACGCAAgaaattgaaaatcttgaacaGGTGTAGCAGAAACAGATCGAAAATGCAAAATCATCCTTTCGTGTACACCAGCACAATCCAACATTAAGGTTTTTCACATAAGGCAACTAATTGCTCAGAAAGAAAACACACGATAACTATGGATCTGCAGAACACGTTTTCAACCGGTCTGTCCCGTACTTTTGTACGTTTGATGCTTATTTTCCCAAAGTCCTGTCGACTTCTGGCCGTGAAGTGTACATTCTGTGGGGGCTATAACGTGCTATGTTTGGATGGTAAACTAATAGGTATAGCTAGATACAGGACGAATGAAAGCTGTGACTACATCTAAGTCTGGGGAACAAATGTTGCTGCCTAAATATTGACACGAAGGCCCgtcaagaaagcgagtgtgtaCGGGGAAGTGGACTTGCCAAAGGGCGTGGACCACCGTGGCAGCTTCTCGAGGACATTTGTGACCTGCGGTGTAACTCTATTCACATCTGTTCTGAGTTTTACTAAGAGAGGAACATCCGTTCCTTCTTTAGCTTCTCTTCGAGATGTTTCTGTAGCACTGTTCGACCAGTACAGTGTTAGCTGGAATTTTGTTGGCGAGTTTTTGCCGCCAGCAAACTGGATTGTATGCCATCCATCCACCTGAGTCTTATCACCCAGAAGAACCAGTTTCTCTGAATCCACTGAGCACAAAAAATGAAATAGGTCAAATAATGTGGAAAGGCCAAACGGCTACAATAGTACTTTCAAGCATGTTCGAAGCCAAATTGGTACTGATTGGTACCAAATGCGCCCGATCTTTCTCATTACTAGCTAACAAGATGAAGAAATGAACTCACTAGCTATGTACTTGAAGGATTTTCAGGGTAACGATTATTAGGAATTAATTATATCTATTAAATGGCCCAACTCACCTTGAACTGTAAAGTCATCAATTTCTTGTTTGTTGATTCCAAGCGACCAACGTGTCGATGACTTTGTATCAACTGATATTACTGTCTGTCGAGCACCATCTGTAACTGAATCACTTTCTACACGGAGCGTAGGAACTTCAGACTTGCTCCATCCAGTACTGCTGTCTTTGTAACTCCAACAGCCATACTTCATTGTAAATGTTACAAAGTCAGTAGTCATATTCCTTCCGCAAAAAAACTCTTCATCTCCAAGGTCTACCAATTCCTTTGTTAACTTTCCAGGTGTATTGGAAAACAGAGAAATATAGGATAATGGTTCTCTATTTCCATCATCTATTCCTGTAGCATCCACGACATGTACAACCTGAGCAGAGGCAAATCATCAAGTTACTATATTTAAGTCAAATCATAAAAAAGTTACTACCATAAGTGATAGCGGAAATAATCACGTGTAATCACGTGGAAATAGGAGTCGGCTgcaattattttatttaatTGCGCCTGCCAGGATTCGAACTCAAGACCTATGGCTTTGATGCCATGATAGCGGAAATAATCACGCGTAATCGATAGATTGAATTGATGGAATACCAGTTACATATATAGGCCAACCAGTCCTAGGGCAATCTGTCTCTAACTTATGGAAACAAGGATCAGGAGAGGATGCGGCTGGTTGGGCTGGGCGTGATGGGCGCTGGTGGTTCAGGCGCTAGGCCGAACCATCTACAGGGCCAGCTATACCGGCTAAACAATGTTGCTAACATTATGTATCAACACTAATACTCCTCTTTTTGGTTTTTGGTACCTAGGGACAAATCTGATAATGAAATTTCGCAATTATTATAAAGGTAAATTTGAAACAGCATATTAGGCACTTTTCACAAATGTGGTTGCTGGCTCCCCTGGTCATAAAACAATTTTGAGATAAGCTGACCAGGCATTGTAGCAGAATAGTAGCATAAAACAAGTGCTTACATTTACAGATCGAGCCACATCCTCCGTAAATGCTGGCACAATGCCGCTTGACACCAATGCCAGTGAAAGACCAAAGAATATGCATAATAGCAAACCAAGAGTTCTTTTATCACCTAAAGAAAGCATAGACTGGTATATCAGCTTACTTCGAGAATGCAACTAAAAAAAAAGCAAATGCATATAAATATAAAGCTAATAAATGCAGAGAAGCGTAAAAATATCACGCAACATCAGATGGGCTGTACAGAGAATGCCAGATAGAAAAGGTAGGGACCTTATTCTGACCAGTGAAGATAGCAGGAAATGTACAGACATTACATATCTGCAGTACACTCTTACATCAACGGGCCGGTGTCTAGAGAAGAGAACCGAATACACAAGTGTCTGCTGGTGGCGCAAATGCTCATACAGACTAAATTACTAATTACACAGCGAAGAACCAAACTGAAATGTGGTACAGTACAGGAACCAAACCTCTTTCTTTTTATATGGAAGAGGAAAATAAAGAAATGAAACGTAAACAATAAATAATGCAAATATTAATATTGATATTACTTTGACAGGAAAGAAATATGACAATATATCCAGCATGTCATGGTTTACCTGAGATATGAACGTATGAAAGAAGATACACAAACATGAAACAAATGACGATTGCAATGGCAACAGCTACAATTACATTTCCAAGCCAGTCTGGTAGCCCACCAGGATTCCTGCATACCAAAGCAAAGTGAGGTTAACAAAAGTTTGGTTTGCTATAACAGACTTTATTTTTCAAAGAACAGCAAAGATTAATAAAAGAGATAGTACATTGGGAGGTTATGGGCTACATATTACCTGTCAACACGTACAACACTCCCGACAATTACATCTGCCATGCGAACAGCCAAACCAGCAGAGGATACAACAGGTGCAGCCATACCCAGAACCAATGTGACAACTTTAAGCTGTTTAGGTAACCGAACAGGAGAAAGAGTAGCTTCCAGAAAACCATCTACAAAGAAACAACAGCCATGAATGCTCAAGGTGATACCAAGCTATTAATGTGTTCAGACTGTACCAGCAACTTACATGCAAAAGCAGGCGAAACAAGCCAGATGAGCGCTATATACGAAGATCCAACCTTGAAATAGGTTCCCAGTATTAGAACTATTAGCCACTGGACAAAACCAGATTTAAAAATCCATCTCTCGGCTTCTAGGTCAATAACATATTCCCTTGTGTTATGAGTTAGGCCTGGTTTTGTTATAGCATACACACATCGAAGATGCCTCTTCAGGAGAATAAACCCAATATGCTGACCAATAAATGCTCCAAGCAGTGCAGGTGAACCAAATAAGCCAATAATTAACCATGGATTTGCAATATAAGGAACAGGAAATGGACATATATGGGGCAGAATAAATGCTACCACAACTGGTAAGCAGATAGAAAATATCAACATTAGAATAGTGCCCAGACATGATATTCCGAAGGACACAAGCCCAGAGCGTCCACCCATAAGTAATGATGTTCCCCATATCAGAAGTGACTGCAATATGATTGAGTTGTGAAACATGGTAGCAAGTCGCTGTGAATAGACCACCATGTACATGCCCTgcaaaattgtaacacaaaaGTGAAAAGGAGTAAAATCAGTTGAATAACTTCACATAATCCGAAAATTATATAGTTGTATCTAGGAAAGGGACAGAGATTTGATGACACGATCACAATCATTTGCAGAAAGAGACAGAGAATTTACTGTACCAGAATGTCAAAGAAAACCGCCTTATTCTGCTCCGTGTTTTCTTGCTTTTGTTGCTGTGCATTTTTCAAAAAATTTGGTGATGCTGCAGAGTGGAGTAGGAAAGCAAGCATGTTATCTCCAATATGCTGAAGAGACCCCGGTTTCAGAAGCTTCATCTTGTCATTCTGCACAGAACATAACAGAAACAATCACAAATCAGAAGCTGGAATGTTGATTTAAGACAAATTGGACCACCGAATATGTATTTGACCTTATATTATTATATTTAACAATATTAACTAAGGTGATATTCAAAACTTTGCATAACTACAAGACTTGCAGCATTCTAGTAATAATAACTTAATATTTCAGGTCCTGTGGGCAATGCCCTTGATCCTTGACCTGCACGGCTGCACCCAACCCTACCATATCATAAGTCCTCTATCTAAACAGCACTGGTCTGAACTCCATGTGGACAAAAGGAGGTAGCTACCTATGAAGTAAACTTCATCTGCCATCTATTTCCACTTTGTTAAGCATTGACTCTCTGTACTGTATCCTTACAAATGGCTACTTGTGGGATAGGAAAAAAAATCAGTTTAAAGTCTTAGTATTGTGGTTTGTCAAACAACATAGTTAGAAAAGCGAGTCATTGACAAATAAtgtaaattcaaattttaaaaagCATCAAATACACAAAGAGTTGTCAATGGATAGTACGGACACGATTTTTATTCATAATGGAAGTTCATGAACTGGCAAATATGTTTGTCCAGTCATGGAAAGGTCCAAACTCAGATAAGTTTGGCATTGATAATGATAagaaggatatatatatatatatatatatatatatatatatatatatatatatatatatatatatatatatatatatattgaagAGAACCAACCTTTGTGTGATACACCGATGTTGTATCTGTATATGCAAAATCAAGTCCAGGAAGACCAGCAACTTCCTGATATATTTGAAAATCTGTAGCAGATTTTATTGCTCCAGAATGAAAAATGTCCTGCAATTACAAAATGTCAATCtgcaaggaagaagaccaaATATTTGTTGTGAAGCACCAAAATGACAGATCTGGAGCTATGTTCTCTCACTTTAAGCTCCATTTTAACATCAACTAATTGTGTTCGAGGGGCTGAGAAACAATCTTATATGTTTCGTCACAAAGATGGTAAGACTAATTTAATAGATTGTTTCTAAAACCAAACAGGACAACAGAAAACTAACATATGCTCTGGCTGCTAGATTTCATGAAATTATAGAAGCATGACTACACAAGTTGCACAAAAGCTTTATTGAGATAGGGAGGCAATGCTGCTACCTGTGAAGCTATCTGAGCAGATGGATATTTGGCTACAGCTGCAAAGCTCTCCAGTGCCCAATGGTCAGTACCCTGTCAACATTAATAGATTAAGTTTGTAATTTTTCCTTATTACAAATTGAGCAAAAGGGAATTATAATCCAGAGCATTCAAAACAACAACCAAAGTAGTCCCAGGCATCGTCATGCTTATTTGTTTTTTCTTATTTTCCTCCATATGAAAATCCAACGAAACCTTAGTTCTAGGTTTGCCCAATTTTTTCAGGAAGAAGATTTTTTACTAAGGTCAGCACCAAATGTGAGTACAAATGTAATACAATATATACATCCAATGGGGAATATTATGGGACAGAAACACACCTGAAAAAGAGtggatttcccactgatacccATAGCTTCCAAATCAATAGCAAAACATACTGAATTTCTCCAGTGGTGCTGCAAAAATTACATTAGGATTCAGGAAGTTACATGTAGCATGCATTTTGCATAGTGGTAGCATGACACGTGTCTTCCAAAGGTTAAAATAAAAGTACCAATTAGGAGGTTCCATTACAGTTTACGAAGTGTCATGCAGAGGATTGCTTATGGACATTAATAGAAGGGAAAGGGACCACTTTAGTGAACAAGTCAGGGAGCAGAAAGAGAAAGGAAGTAAGTTATGCTGGTTTTGAGGCAAGGTAGATCTTTTTTTTAGGACCAATGCCACATCATGCTTCTATCCAATATGCGACTACGGTTGTACTCATTGCTGAATTAAGGAAAACATTAGCACGAACACTTAAGAGACGGTAATCTAATACGCCATGAAAATGGATAGTAGACGTCTCCCACATTACCGCACCCAAAAAGACTCATTCACAAAAACCAAATCCTATTAAACTGCATCCAAGGACAATTTGGGACGTCATAATGGTGAGAAGTTAGCCATAAGAGAATGATGGCTGCTAATAGATCCAAATAACAACCAAGTCCGTAGTCCATACTTGCAAGCAGTCAATTATGCATCACTGTTTCTTCTACATATTAGTCAATCTACTTGAGTCCATCAACTAGGATATATAATAGACCAAAGTTAATCTGACCTGGAAGGTTAGATACATGGTTACTTGACCTCGACTGGACAAGCAATAGCTCAGGCACTGGATATGGCATATGTATGAAGTTTCAAGAGACTGACCTGAGTTATAAAACTATGGGCGCCATCAAGACCCTCTTCTTCTCCGGTGTTAAATAAAAACAGGACACCACTCTTAAACCCATGTGCCCACTGAGCTACTCCCCGTGCAAGCTCTAACATGACTCCAACACATGAACTGCAATCTCCAGCACCTTCCctgaaaagcaaaaaaaaaaatgtttTCCTCAAAATTCAAATGGTTGAAAGTCACTACAACTTAAAAGATATATCAGTAAAAACAACTAATGTACAAAGAAAACTGAGAATGATGTTTCACTGTTACCCAACATGGATTGCTATTCAAGTTAAACAGTTTGACAACGTATACAAATTATGGCACCGTACATCGTACACCATTATTCGTATGTTTTTTTAAATCATACTTGAACTCACACCCAACATTCCTCATCAAATTAGTGTTTAGCAACCTTTTTCGTAGTTAGAAATATTTCATCTGTATGTCTGCCAAAGAGAATATGAAGCCTTACGTTGTGGAAACAGTGTCAATATGCGAAGAAACCAGAATCAAATTTTCCTCAGCTTCAGGCATATACTTGGGGACAACTCTCAGTAGCACATGCTTCAAATCTGAATACAAGAGAGTTTTTCCCTTGAAAAGACCTTTAGATAGACGATTTGCGCCAATATCTGTGTGAAACAGCTCCAATTGAACATCAACCTCCCAATGAGCTGTCGTCTTTATTTTTTCTGCTACTGCATACACATACTATCATGGGCATGTCAAAATGGATAGAACAACCAAACAAAATTTTCCACAAAAATTCTTAGCTTCAGTAATGTTCGTGATCATGTTATTATAAGGTGAATCCACAATAACACTGAGATGTAAGTCGTAGATAAAACAATTAATAAAGAGAGACATGAAGAACTAATTAGGTGGAAACTAATTTCAGCTTGTACGTGGCACTGGCAGCAACAATTGATGGTAGATGAATTCAAATGTGGGATCAACTTAGTCCTGTTGTGTTGTGCTGAGCTGTAGGGAGAActttatctagtgaatttttcacaattaTGCTGAAGCACTTGTCATAGGCTCGAACAAAGAGGCTAGTGGTTAGTTAATAGTAGCTTATATCTAAACTTAGGAAAAAGGAAATGCTTTGAAAAATACATGGCATACTTGCACATAGAAATAGATGGGCTACATTCGCAGGAAGCTGAATATAAACACAATTTAGCACCTTGAACTATGAGAAGTAGATCTATATCAGATTTCTCATACAGCACACAACATCCCGTGCCCCAAACGAATCAAGAAACATGGTATCTATTCACTGACCAAAAGTAAGAAGTTTGACCTATCTAGATAAGTGACACGTTTAGCCTTACTATAATTTGAACATGACAGCACACAAAGTGTAGCCTTGATAAATGTTGTGCAAGTTCTCTACTAGAGAGATATCTTGATTAATAAGCAGGTTAATAGAATAAATGTGCCCAATTGCGTCATGGATAGGGACAGTTTACTTGGAACAAAAATGTAAACTACAAGACTGAAGCATTAAAACTGTGAAAATAAGCAGCATGAATGAACAACCTGGATGGCAATATCAAGGGAGTCCGAACCAACTGGATGAGGACCCAAGCTTGTTAAATACTTCACATGCTCAAGAGCAGAAGCTTCCGAGAAACCCCTCTTGCCAGCCTGCTTGGCATCTAGGGGCAAAGGAAGGTTTCCAAACTGGAAACGATAAACAGACCAGGATCCATGAAGGAATACTATCAACAATCCCAGCAACAAATAAGCACCCCTCCTGTGCTTGCAGTTGTCCTCATTTGGATCAACTGCTCGATCACCTTTAGGCTTCTCACGGGTTGACACAGAAGAGCCTTGCCCTCGAGGCATTCTGCTGATCTGAACTCAAATAATGTAAAAAAACAAGAATTATCTTCACAAGTACCACTAGTTCTAGAAAAAATAATAAATAGTTAGCTCATTTTTTCCGTAGTATTTTTTATAATAAAAAGCAAAAGACACCGTTTAGCTTTTCTGTTGACAGTAGGATAACATTTTTGAAGTCCATCCTACcaaaataagcttatccacgaATCCAGGTAAAATACAACATGAATCGGACATCCTCAGTTAAAATCAAAACCCAGACATTTCAATCAGAAATATGCATCCTGTCCAGGTGATGTGATTTTAGGCGGTACATTTGAAGCACAGTTGTACCGAGACCCGTGGTTACACTGTCATAATTGGAGCACCCAACAGTAACTCAATAAAGGACCCAGTGCAGCAGGTTTTAAAAAAGCTAGTATGGACCAGGACAACAGATGACTCTTTTATAGAAGAAAATCAGACAACACAAAAGCATGTGGCAGACCACCGCAGGGACTTAGGAGAATGTGAGAAGAGGAAAGGAGACAGACTGGTGTGGCCTACTCAGTTTAAGGACGGACCAGTCCAGTAACCTTTTGAAGTAAACTTTCTTACCATTGTTTAATTCACATAAGTGCGAAAATAAAGCTGGCCTCAAACTGCCAGTATCAAGTACTCCATAGGAGCCTTGACAGACATTGAACTCGCACATCCATCTCATCCCTTCCCGTCCTGAAGCGTAAAAATAGCGTGGGATTCCTGAATTAGATCTAAAAGCCGAGAATCAGGAGCGGGGCTTCAGATGGAGAATTAGGGTGCTCAGTTGAACCCCGACGGATCATGGGAATACTAGTACCCCCACCCCCAAAGCAAGCAAATCCGCAACAATTCGGGTTCCATCCCAGCCAAAAGGATTTGGGTGCGACAGCTCAGAGCGAAGTAAACATGCTACCAATCGAAGCACACGCCTACGAAAATCCATCCGAGAGAGCTAGGGGCCCAGGGCTTCCTTACCAGCAGCCGAAGGAATCAATCACGGGAGTGTCTCCGCCCGACGCCAGTTCACtagagaggaggaggacgactCGCGGGAGGATGATTTCCGCGAGACGGCGCGCTTCACTTTGGCCGGCGAGCCCGCAAGGAAGCAGGCGGCCGTTCTGCAGCGAGGGTTCCGCGATACTGTTGGACTCGACGCGTTGGGGTCGTCCCTCGCGCCACCCGAGTCCGCGAGGATGGAGGGGAAGATGAAGATGAGGGAATCTATTGGTTGGGATCTGGGAACGCGGGCCCGGCT
The sequence above is drawn from the Panicum hallii strain FIL2 chromosome 7, PHallii_v3.1, whole genome shotgun sequence genome and encodes:
- the LOC112898799 gene encoding endoplasmic reticulum metallopeptidase 1 isoform X2; this translates as MGISGKSTLFQGTDHWALESFAAVAKYPSAQIASQDIFHSGAIKSATDFQIYQEVAGLPGLDFAYTDTTSVYHTKNDKMKLLKPGSLQHIGDNMLAFLLHSAASPNFLKNAQQQKQENTEQNKAVFFDILGMYMVVYSQRLATMFHNSIILQSLLIWGTSLLMGGRSGLVSFGISCLGTILMLIFSICLPVVVAFILPHICPFPVPYIANPWLIIGLFGSPALLGAFIGQHIGFILLKRHLRCVYAITKPGLTHNTREYVIDLEAERWIFKSGFVQWLIVLILGTYFKVGSSYIALIWLVSPAFAYGFLEATLSPVRLPKQLKVVTLVLGMAAPVVSSAGLAVRMADVIVGSVVRVDRNPGGLPDWLGNVIVAVAIAIVICFMFVYLLSYVHISGDKRTLGLLLCIFFGLSLALVSSGIVPAFTEDVARSVNVVHVVDATGIDDGNREPLSYISLFSNTPGKLTKELVDLGDEEFFCGRNMTTDFVTFTMKYGCWSYKDSSTGWSKSEVPTLRVESDSVTDGARQTVISVDTKSSTRWSLGINKQEIDDFTVQVDSEKLVLLGDKTQVDGWHTIQFAGGKNSPTKFQLTLYWSNSATETSRREAKEGTDVPLLVKLRTDVNRVTPQVTNVLEKLPRWSTPFGKSTSPYTLAFLTGLRVNI
- the LOC112898799 gene encoding endoplasmic reticulum metallopeptidase 1 isoform X1 codes for the protein MPRGQGSSVSTREKPKGDRAVDPNEDNCKHRRGAYLLLGLLIVFLHGSWSVYRFQFGNLPLPLDAKQAGKRGFSEASALEHVKYLTSLGPHPVGSDSLDIAIQYVYAVAEKIKTTAHWEVDVQLELFHTDIGANRLSKGLFKGKTLLYSDLKHVLLRVVPKYMPEAEENLILVSSHIDTVSTTEGAGDCSSCVGVMLELARGVAQWAHGFKSGVLFLFNTGEEEGLDGAHSFITQHHWRNSVCFAIDLEAMGISGKSTLFQGTDHWALESFAAVAKYPSAQIASQDIFHSGAIKSATDFQIYQEVAGLPGLDFAYTDTTSVYHTKNDKMKLLKPGSLQHIGDNMLAFLLHSAASPNFLKNAQQQKQENTEQNKAVFFDILGMYMVVYSQRLATMFHNSIILQSLLIWGTSLLMGGRSGLVSFGISCLGTILMLIFSICLPVVVAFILPHICPFPVPYIANPWLIIGLFGSPALLGAFIGQHIGFILLKRHLRCVYAITKPGLTHNTREYVIDLEAERWIFKSGFVQWLIVLILGTYFKVGSSYIALIWLVSPAFAYGFLEATLSPVRLPKQLKVVTLVLGMAAPVVSSAGLAVRMADVIVGSVVRVDRNPGGLPDWLGNVIVAVAIAIVICFMFVYLLSYVHISGDKRTLGLLLCIFFGLSLALVSSGIVPAFTEDVARSVNVVHVVDATGIDDGNREPLSYISLFSNTPGKLTKELVDLGDEEFFCGRNMTTDFVTFTMKYGCWSYKDSSTGWSKSEVPTLRVESDSVTDGARQTVISVDTKSSTRWSLGINKQEIDDFTVQVDSEKLVLLGDKTQVDGWHTIQFAGGKNSPTKFQLTLYWSNSATETSRREAKEGTDVPLLVKLRTDVNRVTPQVTNVLEKLPRWSTPFGKSTSPYTLAFLTGLRVNI